From the Papaver somniferum cultivar HN1 chromosome 2, ASM357369v1, whole genome shotgun sequence genome, the window TCAGCTCTTTATGCTAGTACTAATCCCCATTTTCAACATCAGGTTTTACAGGAACTTATTAGTGTCTGAACTTCAACAGCCTATGGGGGTTATTGGGGATTTGAATGTACTTTCTAGCCTGGCAGATAAGAAAGGTGGGCTCATTCCGACATATGACCAGTTGAAAGAATTTCATAAAGTTATGAATGATTGCAATCTTTTGGGTAAAATTCCTTCAGGGCCCCGGTTCACTTGGACCAATAAGCAAATCAATGGAAAGAATATACAGGAGCGGCTTGATCGTCTTCTTCTCAATGAGTCTTGGCAGTTGATGTTTCCAAATGCTCAGGTATCTCATCTCCACTTCTACAATTCTGATCATCGGGTTTTGTTGGTAGACACTAATCCTAAGTTTAAGTTTCGACCACGCCCTTTTAGAATCGAATCTATGTGGCTTCAGGATTTACGGTTTAAGCAGTTAGTTAACACAATTTGGGCCCAGCGTGACCCCCATTCAGACACTCACCTTAGTTTAGCTCAGAAATTTAAGGTTCTTGCCACTGAAGCCAAACTTTGGAACCGTAACGTTTTTGGTAACATTCATAAGAATGTTTCTACTGCTAGATCTAATCTTTGTCGCGCCCAAGATACCTTCGCCTCTTCTCCTACTCTAGTGAATAAGGCTAATGAAGCTCGCTGTCTTCATACTTATTTGGAGATGTTAAGGCTTAAGGAGTTATTTTGGGCTCAAAAGTCTGGTGTTGAGTGGCTAAAGTGTGGTAACCAAAATACAAGATTTTTTCATCTTTCTACTTTGGTTCGCTGACACCGAAATAATATTTCGTGCCTTAAGAATGATGTTGGTCAATGGATTGCTGATGAGGAGGGTATTGAGTTACTTATAACTGATTACTTTCAAACTTTGTTTAAGTCTAGCAATCCTCCTGTTCCTGTGAATCTGCAACAGTTGTTGCCTAGTGTTTTTTCTCCTACAGATAATGCCACGCTTACTTGTGCTGTAACTATAGATGAAATAACTCAAAGCATTGATCAGTTGGGTGCATTGAAGGCCCCGGGTCCTGATGGTATACAAGGTATTTTTTATAAAACTTATTGGGATATCATTGGTTCGTCTATTGTTTCTGCGGTCCAAGATTTCTTTGAGAAGGGCATTTTTAATACTGATTTTAATCATACCTTTCTCACTTTAATTCCTAAGCTGGAGAAATCCTTCTCATATTAGAAATTTCCGTCCTATcagtttatgtaatttttgttatAAAATTATCTCGAAAATTTTGGCTAACAGGCTAAAGCCATTTCTTCCAAGGTTCATTTCTCTTAACCAGAATGCTTTCGTTCAAGGTCGCTCCATTCTTGATTCCATTCTTATTTCAAATGAGATTTTTCACTCTTTTCGACATAAGACTGCCTCTAAAGCTTGGATGGCattaaaaattgattttgaaaaggcTTATGATCGTCTAGAATGGAATTTTATTTTCAGAGTCTTTGAGGCTTTGGGTTTTGCTTCTACTTGGATTAATTGTTTAAAACTCTGTGTCACTAGTGTCAGTTACCAAGTTCTTATCAATGGTGCTCCTTCGTAACCATTTAGTCCTTCTCGTGGTATTTATCAATGGTGCTCCTTTGTCTCCTTACATTTTTATTACTTGCCTGGAAGTTTTCAGTCGTCTTATCCATCAAGGAATTGAAAGCAAGAGTCTTACTGGCTTTAAGGTCTGTCGAGGCGGCCCTCCGGTATCCCATAGTTTTTATGCAGATGACAGCTTGATATTCTTGGAAGCTAGCTTACACAATGTTAAGGGTATTCGATACACTTTAGATACATTTTCTTCTTAGTCTGGACAATTGGTGAGTGCTTCTAAGTCTGTGGCAATGTTCTCTAGTAATCTACCTAAGAGGCTTGCCAGACATCTTTGTCGCGGCCTTCATATGAAATATAGTACCCAACCTGGTAGATATTTGGGTGTTAACATTCAGTGGGGTCGTTTGAAATCTGACAACTTCACTGAATCTTTGGTTAAGCTCACTAATCGAATTAGTGGATGGAAACAAAATTCTTTGAATTTTGCTGGTCGAGATGTCCTTATCAAATCAGTTCTT encodes:
- the LOC113352696 gene encoding uncharacterized protein LOC113352696, yielding MGVIGDLNVLSSLADKKGGLIPTYDQLKEFHKVMNDCNLLGKIPSGPRFTWTNKQINGKNIQERLDRLLLNESWQLMFPNAQVSHLHFYNSDHRVLLVDTNPKFKFRPRPFRIESMWLQDLRFKQLVNTIWAQRDPHSDTHLSLAQKFKVLATEAKLWNRNVFGNIHKNVSTARSNLCRAQDTFASSPTLVNKANEARCLHTYLEMLRLKELFWAQKSGVEWLKCGNQNTRFFHLSTLSSNPPVPVNLQQLLPSVFSPTDNATLTCAVTIDEITQSIDQLGALKAPGPDGIQVSVTKFLSMVLLRNHLVLLVVFINGAPLSPYIFITCLEVFSRLIHQGIESKSLTGFKVCRGGPPSGQLVSASKSVAMFSSNLPKRLARHLCRGLHMKYSTQPGRYLGVNIQWGRLKSDNFTESLVKLTNRISGWKQNSLNFAGRDVLIKSVLDPSLNHLMSTLKLPKFILNKVDQLRRNFLWHAREGKHTVHAINWDTVCKPHWLGGLGIRDLKFHNFAFLAKTAWRIANFPNSVVSLLLKAKYFRRVSFWDTTSPSRASWSWRSILKGKNIIKDGLRWAIGNGEQVDVWRDVWCSDKPLLHLIDSVTPGYPPLKVAALIDPQTHS